A single window of Xiphophorus hellerii strain 12219 chromosome 12, Xiphophorus_hellerii-4.1, whole genome shotgun sequence DNA harbors:
- the LOC116729289 gene encoding E3 ubiquitin-protein ligase TRIM7-like: protein MAERDLFERFLSCHVCSETFRDPVSLSCNHSFCSSCLEKFWEQTGNKNCPVCLRRSSKDFPYVKFTLKELADYFTGRQKSGSSETETGEKQLMVVCSKHQEDPKLYCEDEQRAVCPVCEFSLHQSHKVVPVEQAVRDLKEQLKSDLESLQDKRNKHKEDVMI from the coding sequence ATGGCAGAGAGAGATCTGTTTGAACGTTTCCTGAGCTGCCATGTTTGTTCAGAGACTTTCAGAGATCCTGTGTCTCTGAGCTGCAACCACAGCTTCTGTTCAAGCTGCCTGGAGAAATTCTGGGAACAAACTGGAAACAAGAACTGTCCCGTCTGTTTAAGAAGATCTTCTAAGGATTTCCCATATGTTAAGTTCACTTTGAAGGaactggctgattatttcactggAAGACAGAAATCTGGATCAtcagagacagaaacaggaGAAAAGCAGCTGATGGTGGTCTGCAGTAAACACCAAGAAGACCCTAAACTGTACTGTGAAGACGAGCAGAGAgctgtgtgtcctgtctgtgaGTTTTCTCTCCACCAGAGTCACAAAGTGGTTCCTGTTGAACAAGCAGTCAGAGATCTGAAGGAGCAGCTGAAATCTGACTTAGAGTCTCTGCAGGACAAAaggaacaaacacaaagaagatgtcatgatttga